In one window of Toxotes jaculatrix isolate fToxJac2 chromosome 10, fToxJac2.pri, whole genome shotgun sequence DNA:
- the cysltr1 gene encoding cysteinyl leukotriene receptor 1 encodes MEQVNQTNSVESNSTECPSIDDFRNQVYSTSYSIITVLGLVGNGFALVVLIRTYRQSSPFHVYMLNLAVSDLLCVMTLPLRVLYYVNKGQWNQGDFLCRISSYALYVNLYCSIYFMAAMSVTRFLAIVFPVQNLRLVTEKRARLACIGVWVFICLSSSPFLMSGQHVDHITNKTKCFEPPRGQGVKKLVMLNYLSLVIGFVLPFLVILLCYAGIVRALLSRTNAARRQRGTGTRAIRMIVIVLLTFLISFLPYHVQRTVHLSFLSRTDTTCSERIAMQKSVVVTLCLAAANSCFDPLLYFFSGEGFRNRLSSLRQSMTGNSVHRVARLKPVTGSESGENHQLKAS; translated from the coding sequence ATGGAGCAAGTGAATCAGACAAACAGTGTAGAGAGCAACTCTACTGAATGTCCGTCCATAGATGACTTCCGGAACCAGGTTTACTCCACGTCCTACTCCATCATCACTGTGTTAGGCCTAGTAGGGAACGGCTTTGCCCTGGTGGTGCTGATCAGAACGTATCGCCAGAGCTCTCCTTTTCATGTCTACATGTTGAACTTGGCCGTGTCTGATCTGCTGTGTGTTATGACACTGCCACTGCGAGTTCTCTACTATGTCAACAAGGGCCAGTGGAACCAGGGGGATTTCCTCTGTCGCATCAGCTCCTACGCCCTCTATGTAAACCTCTACTGCAGTATTTACTTCATGGCTGCCATGTCTGTCACACGTTTCTTGGCCATTGTCTTCCCTGTGCAGAACCTGCGGCTGGTGACAGAGAAGCGTGCTCGCCTGGCGTGCATTGGTGTCTGGGTGTTCATCTGTCTTTCATCCTCTCCCTTCCTCATGTCTGGCCAACATGTTGACCACATCACAAATAAAACCAAGTGCTTCGAGCCTCCACGGGGTCAAGGTGTGAAGAAACTAGTCATGTTGAACTATCTGTCTCTGGTGATAGGCTTTGTCCTGCCATTCCTGGTGATCCTGCTCTGCTATGCAGGCATAGTCCGCGCTCTGCTATCTCGCACCAATGCTGCTCGACGCCAGCGGGGCACAGGCACCAGAGCCATCCGAATGATTGTCATCGTCTTGCTGACCTTCCTGATCAGCTTCCTGCCTTACCACGTGCAGCGCACTGTCCACCTGAGCTTCCTGTCCCGGACTGACACTACCTGCTCAGAGAGGATTGCCATGCAGAAGTCTGTCGTGGTGACACTGTGCCTGGCTGCTGCCAACTCATGCTTTGATCCGCTGCTCTATTTTTTCTCTGGAGAGGGTTTCCGCAACCGCTTGTCGTCCCTGCGTCAGTCAATGACAGGCAACAGCGTGCACCGCGTAGCCAGGCTGAAGCCCGTCACAGGCTCAGAGTCTGGGGAAAATCACCAACTGAAGGCCAGTTAA
- the LOC121188658 gene encoding uncharacterized protein LOC121188658 — MNYMLNFLPIHRSHQLLKTVWEISSFSWTGSISEGVLSASRGWLRRFLLIKLVTVLLFPHGAGIPLLVVCLLSLRALLLLRSPHISTKPSTVLLGQLALSDSLVLLQWMLWLGATLAWWMEDVGCEVEMGLMKNGGSIWWREAVSVLCQQLLDTHHLASLLLLGLLGLEATLVSRWPQQTRNFRTSHTAQLSCSLVWILVLLELMLSLHSKLLQDPRPQTYSSELQDPQTLHVGLVPPPSLPAFSPCLRRTLWLVNLWLHYAVFNSKTQRRKSSFN, encoded by the exons ATGAATTACATGCTCAACTTCCTGCCAATCCACAG ATCACACCAACTTTTAAAGACAGTCTGGGAGATAAGCTCTTTTTCCTGGACTGGTTCAATCTCTGAAGGAGTGCTGTCCGCCTCCAGAGGATGGCTGCGCCGATTCTTGCTGATAAAGCTAGTGACGGTGCTGCTGTTCCCCCACGGAGCAGGCATCCCCCTGCTGGTGGTCTGCTTGTTGAGCCTGCGGGCTCTGTTGCTGCTCCGCTCCCCTCACATCTCCACCAAACCCTCCACTGTGCTCCTGGGCCAGCTGGCTCTGTCCGACAGCCTGGTTCTGCTCCAGTGGATGCTTTGGCTGGGGGCGACACTGGCCTGGTGGATGGAGGATGTGGGCTGTGAGGTTGAGATGGGCCTCATGAAGAATGGGGGATCAATCTGGTGGAGGGAGGCTGTGAGCGTGCTCTGTCAGCAGCTGCTTGACACTCACCACCTGgcctctctgctcctgctggGGCTGCTGGGGCTGGAGGCTACACTGGTGTCACGTTGGCCTCAGCAGACTCGGAATTTCAGGACTTCTCACACGGCTCAGCTCAGCTGCAGCCTGGTCTGGATACTTGTGCTCCTAGAACTCATGCTATCACTACACTCAAAGCTTTTGCAGGACCCCAGACCTCAGACTTACTCCTCAGAACTACAAGACCCTCAGACTTTACATGTGGGTTTGgtgcctcctccctccctgcctgctTTCTCCCCCTGCCTGAGGAGGACATTATGGCTGGTGAATTTATGGCTGCATTATGCCGTCttcaacagtaaaacacagaggagaaagagctccttcaattaa